The following proteins come from a genomic window of Eleginops maclovinus isolate JMC-PN-2008 ecotype Puerto Natales chromosome 8, JC_Emac_rtc_rv5, whole genome shotgun sequence:
- the rasgrf2a gene encoding ras-specific guanine nucleotide-releasing factor 2 isoform X6 has translation MQKGVRYNEGHALYLSVVARKEGSKRGFLSKKTTENSRWTEKYFALYQNVLFYFENDQSSRPSGIYLLEGCTCERAPAPKVSAISKEHVEKQQHYFLVVFGHDGQKPLELRTDEESDCNEWVESVQQASYSDIIIEREILMQKYIHLVQIMETEKIAANQLRTQLEDQDTEIERLKAEIVMLNKTKERMPYHNNQEEEDPDIKKIKKVQSFMRGWLCRRKWKIIVQDYISSPHAESMRKRNQIVFNMVEAETEYVHQLSILVNCFLRPLRMAASSKKPPISHDDVSTIFLNSETIMFLHEIFHQGLNARIANWPTLVLADLFDILLPMLNIYQEFVRNHQYSLQVLANCKQNRDFDKLLKQYESNAACEGRMLETFLTYPMFQIPRYIITLHELLAHTPHEHVERKSLEFAKSKLEELSKMMHDEVSDTENIRKNLAIERMIVEGCDILLDTSQTFVRQGSFIQLPSSSERGMLSKVRLGSLSLRKEGERQCFLFTKHFLICTRTSGGKLHLLKQGGTLSLIECTLIEELDANDEDYNAAGQGFNQLEFKIIVEPPDGQAFSVVLLAPSRQEKAAWTSDISQCIDNIRCNGLMTSVFEENSKVSVPHMIKSDARLHKDDVDICFSKTLNSCKVPQIRYASVERLLERLTDLRFLSIDFLNTFLHTYRIFTTAAVVIDKLADIYKKPFTSIPVRSLELFFATNQSSWGTDPLNNKSPRLIRKFSSPPPLTISSRTSSPVHCRKLSLNCPISGKPGVLDMSTTPTSSAANSPTSSHCPSISSPPPNSPKPSSGFFSLPTIAPRSPSLPQASGVSSPPPTSTKAPMDFSRGPGSPEPSPAAGEDVSGELPRLDAFCGKLRRSIRRVVLESVSMDKFLPETPASSEPGDMSPCRSPTTPRHLRYRQSGVTPGENSRCPMSPASAFAIATAAAGHSSTQSFSNSEKVCDKEFIIRRAATNRVLNVLRHWISKHSQDFEMNIELKMGVINLLEEVLRDPDLLPQERKATSNILSALSQEEQDDAQLKIEDILQMKSCPLLHFIVAESPKAECFESLSAMELAEQITMLDHIVFRGIPYEEFLGQGWMKVDKTERTPYIMKTSQHFNDMSNLVASQIMAHTDVGSRASSIEKWLAVADICRCLNNYNGVLEITSALNRSPIYRLKKTWAKVCKQTKALMDRLQKTVSTEGRFKNLRETLKNCNPPCVPYLGMYLTDLAFIEEGTPNFTEEGLVNFSKMRMISHIIREIRQFQQAPYRIEHQPKVTQFLLDKTLVMDEDTLYDLSLKIEPRVPPG, from the exons cactactTCCTGGTGGTTTTCGGCCACGATGGACAGAAACCGTTGGAGCTGCGAACGGATGAAGAGTCCGACTGCAACGAGTGGGTGGAGTCTGTGCAGCAGGCCAG TTACTCTGACATCATCATCGAGCGTGAGATCCTGATGCAGAAGTACATCCACCTGGTCCAGATCATGGAGACGGAGAAGATCGCAGCCAATCAGCTCCGCACTCAGCTGGAGGACCAGGACACGGAAATCGAGAGGCTCAAAGCTGAG ATTGTTATGTTGAACAAAACCAAGGAGAGGATGCCTTACCACAACAACCAAGAGGAGGAAGACCCAGATATTAAAAAGATCAAAAAG GTTCAGAGCTTCATGCGAGGCTGGCTGTGTCGGAGGAAGTGGAAGATCATCGTCCAGGACTACATCTCTTCCCCTCACGCTGAGAGCATGAGGAAGAGGAACCAGATCGTCTTCAACATGGTGGAGGCAGAGACGGAGTACGTCCACCAGCTCTCCATCCTCGTGAACTGTTTCCTGCGGCCGCTCCGCATGGCGGCCAGCTCCAAGAAACCTCCCATAAGCCACGATGACGTCAGCACCATATTCCTCAACAG TGAGACCATCATGTTTTTGCACGAGATCTTCCATCAAGGCCTGAATGCTCGGATCGCCAACTGGCCCACACTAGTTCTTG CGGACCTGTTTGACATCCTGCTGCCGATGCTGAACATCTACCAGGAGTTTGTGCGGAACCACCAGTACAGCCTGCAGGTTCTGGCTAACTGTAAGCAGAACAGAGACTTCGACAAGCTGCTCAAACAGTACGAGTCCAACGCTGCCTGTGAGGGCCGGATGCTGGAGACGTTCCTCACTTACCCCATGTTCCAG ATTCCACGATACATCATCACTCTTCATGAGCTGCTGGCTCACACACCTCATGAGCATGTGGAGCGAAAGAGTCTGGAGTTTGCCAAATCCAAACTGGAGGAGCTGTCAAA GATGATGCACGATGAGGTGAGCGACACTGAGAACATCAGGAAGAATCTGGCCATAGAGAGGATGATTGTAGAGGGCTGTGACATCCTGTTAGACACCAGTCAGACTTTTGTCAGACAAG GCTCTTTCATCCAGCTGCCGTCAAGCAGCGAGCGAGGGATGCTCAGTAAGGTCCGCCTGGGCTCCCTCTCTctgaggaaggaaggagagcgACAGTGTTTCCTCTTCACCAAACACTTCCTCATCTGTACACGAACATCTGGAGGAAAGCTTCACCTGCTGAAG CAAGGAGGCACGTTGTCTCTGATAGAGTGCACCCTCATCGAAGAACTAGATGCCAATGACGAGGACT ACAATGCAGCAGGTCAAGGATTCAACCAACTGGAGTTTAAGATCATTGTGGAGCCACCTGACGGACAGGCCTTCTCTGTTGTCCTCTTGGCTCCTTCACGCCAAGAAAAGGCCGCTTGGACCAGCGATATTAGCCAG TGCATCGATAATATCCGATGTAACGGCCTGATGACCAGCGTCTTTGAGGAGAACTCCAAAGTTTCAGTGCCGCACATGATCAA atccGATGCCCGCCTGCATAAAGACGACGTGGACATCTGCTTCAGTAAAACCCTGAACTCCTGTAAGGTCCCTCAGATCCGGTATGCCAGCGTGGAGCGGCTGCTGGAGCGACTGACAGACCTGCGCTTCCTCTCCATCGACTTCCTGAACACCTTCCTCCACACCTACAGGATCTTCACCACAGCCGCCGTTGTCATCGACAAGCTAGCCGACATCTACAAGAAGCCGTTCACCTCAATACCTGTCAG gtctctggAGCTCTTCTTCGCCACCAACCAGAGCTCGTGGGGGACGGACCCTCTGAACAACAAATCCCCGAGGCTGATCCGCAAGTTTTCCTCTCCCCCGCCCCTCACCATCTCCTCCCGCACCTCCTCCCCCGTCCACTGCCGCAAGCTCTCCCTCAACTGCCCCATCAGTGGAAAACCAGGAGTCTTGGATATGTccaccacccccacctcctctgCAGCCAACTCCCCCACCTCCAGTCACTgcccctccatctcctctcctcctcccaacTCACCGAAGCCTTCCTCTGGCTTTTTCTCCCTTCCGACCATCGCCCCACGCTCTCCCAGCCTCCCCCAAGCTTCTGGAGTTTCCTCCCCGCCCCCCACCTCCACCAAGGCCCCCATGGACTTCAGCCGCGGTCCTGGATCCCCAGAGCCGAGCCCAGCTGCAGGGGAGGACGTCAGCGGAGAGCTGCCTCGCTTAGACGCCTTCTGTGGGAAGCTGAGGCGCAGCATTCGCAGGG TTGTTCTGGAGTCAGTTTCTATGGACAAGTTTCTCCCTGAAACACCAGCCAGCAGCGAGCCGGGCGACATGTCTCCCTGCCGCTCGCCTACAACACCGAGGCACCTCCGCTACAGACAGTCAGGAG TCACACCCGGGGAGAACTCGCGTTGCCCAATGTCCCCGGCTTCAGCGTTTGCAATCGCCACTGCTGCTGCCGGGCATAGCAGCACCCAGA GTTTTAGTAATTCTGAAAAGGTCTGTGACAAAGAATTCATCATCCGGAGAGCTGCGACCAACAGAGTTCTCAACGTGCTGCGACACTGGATTTCCAAGCACTCTCAG GACTTTGAAATGAACATTGAGCTGAAGATGGGGGTGATTAATCTGCTGGAGGAGGTGCTGCGAGATCCTGACCTGCTGCCTCAGGAGAGGAAAGcaacatcaaacattttaag TGCACTTTCTCAAGAAGAACAAGATGATGCTCAGCTGAAGATAGAGGACATATTACAGATG AAAAGCTGTCCCCTACTACACTTCATTGTG gccGAGAGTCCTAAAGCGGAGTGTTTTGAGTCTCTCTCAGCCATGGAGCTTGCAGAGCAGATCACGATGCTGGACCACATCGTGTTCAGGGGTATTCCCTACGA GGAGTTTCTCGGTCAGGGCTGGATGAAGGTCGACAAAACAGAGAGGACTCCGTACATCATGAAGACCAGCCAGCATTTTAATGAT ATGAGTAACCTGGTGGCGTCTCAGATCATGGCCCATACTGATGTTGGCTCCCGAGCGAGCTCCATAGAGAAGTGGCTTGCAGTGGCCGATATCTGCCGCTGCCTCAACAACTACAACGGCGTGCTGGAGATCACCTCGGCTCTGAACCGCAGCCCCATCTACAGGCTGAAGAAGACGTGGGCTAAAGTCTGCAAACAG aCAAAGGCACTCATGGACAGGCTGCAGAAGACTGTGTCAACAGAAGGACGGTTCAAGAAtctcagagagacactgaaaAA CTGTAACCCTCCATGCGTCCCGTACCTGGGCATGTACCTCACGGACCTGGCTTTCATTGAGGAGGGAACACCCAACTTCACAGAGGAGGGCCTGGTTAACTTCTCCAAAATGAGGATG ATTTCTCATATTATCCGGGAGATTCGTCAGTTTCAGCAAGCACCTTACAGGATAGAGCACCAGCCCAag GTGACTCAGTTCCTCCTGGATAAGACACTAGTGATGGATGAAGATACCCTCTATGATCTCTCGCTGAAGATCGAACCCCGAGTACCCCCTGGCTAA
- the rasgrf2a gene encoding ras-specific guanine nucleotide-releasing factor 2 isoform X4 — MQKGVRYNEGHALYLSVVARKEGSKRGFLSKKTTENSRWTEKYFALYQNVLFYFENDQSSRPSGIYLLEGCTCERAPAPKVSAISKEHVEKQQHYFLVVFGHDGQKPLELRTDEESDCNEWVESVQQASYSDIIIEREILMQKYIHLVQIMETEKIAANQLRTQLEDQDTEIERLKAEIVMLNKTKERMPYHNNQEEEDPDIKKIKKVQSFMRGWLCRRKWKIIVQDYISSPHAESMRKRNQIVFNMVEAETEYVHQLSILVNCFLRPLRMAASSKKPPISHDDVSTIFLNSETIMFLHEIFHQGLNARIANWPTLVLADLFDILLPMLNIYQEFVRNHQYSLQVLANCKQNRDFDKLLKQYESNAACEGRMLETFLTYPMFQIPRYIITLHELLAHTPHEHVERKSLEFAKSKLEELSKMMHDEVSDTENIRKNLAIERMIVEGCDILLDTSQTFVRQGSFIQLPSSSERGMLSKVRLGSLSLRKEGERQCFLFTKHFLICTRTSGGKLHLLKQGGTLSLIECTLIEELDANDEDYNAAGQGFNQLEFKIIVEPPDGQAFSVVLLAPSRQEKAAWTSDISQCIDNIRCNGLMTSVFEENSKVSVPHMIKSDARLHKDDVDICFSKTLNSCKVPQIRYASVERLLERLTDLRFLSIDFLNTFLHTYRIFTTAAVVIDKLADIYKKPFTSIPVRIEQLSCDRLSIMSLCPDYSLKITQLALDQSKSLELFFATNQSSWGTDPLNNKSPRLIRKFSSPPPLTISSRTSSPVHCRKLSLNCPISGKPGVLDMSTTPTSSAANSPTSSHCPSISSPPPNSPKPSSGFFSLPTIAPRSPSLPQASGVSSPPPTSTKAPMDFSRGPGSPEPSPAAGEDVSGELPRLDAFCGKLRRSIRRVVLESVSMDKFLPETPASSEPGDMSPCRSPTTPRHLRYRQSGVTPGENSRCPMSPASAFAIATAAAGHSSTQSFSNSEKVCDKEFIIRRAATNRVLNVLRHWISKHSQDFEMNIELKMGVINLLEEVLRDPDLLPQERKATSNILSALSQEEQDDAQLKIEDILQMAESPKAECFESLSAMELAEQITMLDHIVFRGIPYEEFLGQGWMKVDKTERTPYIMKTSQHFNDMSNLVASQIMAHTDVGSRASSIEKWLAVADICRCLNNYNGVLEITSALNRSPIYRLKKTWAKVCKQTKALMDRLQKTVSTEGRFKNLRETLKNCNPPCVPYLGMYLTDLAFIEEGTPNFTEEGLVNFSKMRMISHIIREIRQFQQAPYRIEHQPKVTQFLLDKTLVMDEDTLYDLSLKIEPRVPPG; from the exons cactactTCCTGGTGGTTTTCGGCCACGATGGACAGAAACCGTTGGAGCTGCGAACGGATGAAGAGTCCGACTGCAACGAGTGGGTGGAGTCTGTGCAGCAGGCCAG TTACTCTGACATCATCATCGAGCGTGAGATCCTGATGCAGAAGTACATCCACCTGGTCCAGATCATGGAGACGGAGAAGATCGCAGCCAATCAGCTCCGCACTCAGCTGGAGGACCAGGACACGGAAATCGAGAGGCTCAAAGCTGAG ATTGTTATGTTGAACAAAACCAAGGAGAGGATGCCTTACCACAACAACCAAGAGGAGGAAGACCCAGATATTAAAAAGATCAAAAAG GTTCAGAGCTTCATGCGAGGCTGGCTGTGTCGGAGGAAGTGGAAGATCATCGTCCAGGACTACATCTCTTCCCCTCACGCTGAGAGCATGAGGAAGAGGAACCAGATCGTCTTCAACATGGTGGAGGCAGAGACGGAGTACGTCCACCAGCTCTCCATCCTCGTGAACTGTTTCCTGCGGCCGCTCCGCATGGCGGCCAGCTCCAAGAAACCTCCCATAAGCCACGATGACGTCAGCACCATATTCCTCAACAG TGAGACCATCATGTTTTTGCACGAGATCTTCCATCAAGGCCTGAATGCTCGGATCGCCAACTGGCCCACACTAGTTCTTG CGGACCTGTTTGACATCCTGCTGCCGATGCTGAACATCTACCAGGAGTTTGTGCGGAACCACCAGTACAGCCTGCAGGTTCTGGCTAACTGTAAGCAGAACAGAGACTTCGACAAGCTGCTCAAACAGTACGAGTCCAACGCTGCCTGTGAGGGCCGGATGCTGGAGACGTTCCTCACTTACCCCATGTTCCAG ATTCCACGATACATCATCACTCTTCATGAGCTGCTGGCTCACACACCTCATGAGCATGTGGAGCGAAAGAGTCTGGAGTTTGCCAAATCCAAACTGGAGGAGCTGTCAAA GATGATGCACGATGAGGTGAGCGACACTGAGAACATCAGGAAGAATCTGGCCATAGAGAGGATGATTGTAGAGGGCTGTGACATCCTGTTAGACACCAGTCAGACTTTTGTCAGACAAG GCTCTTTCATCCAGCTGCCGTCAAGCAGCGAGCGAGGGATGCTCAGTAAGGTCCGCCTGGGCTCCCTCTCTctgaggaaggaaggagagcgACAGTGTTTCCTCTTCACCAAACACTTCCTCATCTGTACACGAACATCTGGAGGAAAGCTTCACCTGCTGAAG CAAGGAGGCACGTTGTCTCTGATAGAGTGCACCCTCATCGAAGAACTAGATGCCAATGACGAGGACT ACAATGCAGCAGGTCAAGGATTCAACCAACTGGAGTTTAAGATCATTGTGGAGCCACCTGACGGACAGGCCTTCTCTGTTGTCCTCTTGGCTCCTTCACGCCAAGAAAAGGCCGCTTGGACCAGCGATATTAGCCAG TGCATCGATAATATCCGATGTAACGGCCTGATGACCAGCGTCTTTGAGGAGAACTCCAAAGTTTCAGTGCCGCACATGATCAA atccGATGCCCGCCTGCATAAAGACGACGTGGACATCTGCTTCAGTAAAACCCTGAACTCCTGTAAGGTCCCTCAGATCCGGTATGCCAGCGTGGAGCGGCTGCTGGAGCGACTGACAGACCTGCGCTTCCTCTCCATCGACTTCCTGAACACCTTCCTCCACACCTACAGGATCTTCACCACAGCCGCCGTTGTCATCGACAAGCTAGCCGACATCTACAAGAAGCCGTTCACCTCAATACCTGTCAG GATCGAGCAACTTTCATGTGACCGTCTGTCCATCATGTCCCTCTGTCCTGACTACAGTCTGAAGATCACGCAGCTGGCCCTGGACCAGTCCAA gtctctggAGCTCTTCTTCGCCACCAACCAGAGCTCGTGGGGGACGGACCCTCTGAACAACAAATCCCCGAGGCTGATCCGCAAGTTTTCCTCTCCCCCGCCCCTCACCATCTCCTCCCGCACCTCCTCCCCCGTCCACTGCCGCAAGCTCTCCCTCAACTGCCCCATCAGTGGAAAACCAGGAGTCTTGGATATGTccaccacccccacctcctctgCAGCCAACTCCCCCACCTCCAGTCACTgcccctccatctcctctcctcctcccaacTCACCGAAGCCTTCCTCTGGCTTTTTCTCCCTTCCGACCATCGCCCCACGCTCTCCCAGCCTCCCCCAAGCTTCTGGAGTTTCCTCCCCGCCCCCCACCTCCACCAAGGCCCCCATGGACTTCAGCCGCGGTCCTGGATCCCCAGAGCCGAGCCCAGCTGCAGGGGAGGACGTCAGCGGAGAGCTGCCTCGCTTAGACGCCTTCTGTGGGAAGCTGAGGCGCAGCATTCGCAGGG TTGTTCTGGAGTCAGTTTCTATGGACAAGTTTCTCCCTGAAACACCAGCCAGCAGCGAGCCGGGCGACATGTCTCCCTGCCGCTCGCCTACAACACCGAGGCACCTCCGCTACAGACAGTCAGGAG TCACACCCGGGGAGAACTCGCGTTGCCCAATGTCCCCGGCTTCAGCGTTTGCAATCGCCACTGCTGCTGCCGGGCATAGCAGCACCCAGA GTTTTAGTAATTCTGAAAAGGTCTGTGACAAAGAATTCATCATCCGGAGAGCTGCGACCAACAGAGTTCTCAACGTGCTGCGACACTGGATTTCCAAGCACTCTCAG GACTTTGAAATGAACATTGAGCTGAAGATGGGGGTGATTAATCTGCTGGAGGAGGTGCTGCGAGATCCTGACCTGCTGCCTCAGGAGAGGAAAGcaacatcaaacattttaag TGCACTTTCTCAAGAAGAACAAGATGATGCTCAGCTGAAGATAGAGGACATATTACAGATG gccGAGAGTCCTAAAGCGGAGTGTTTTGAGTCTCTCTCAGCCATGGAGCTTGCAGAGCAGATCACGATGCTGGACCACATCGTGTTCAGGGGTATTCCCTACGA GGAGTTTCTCGGTCAGGGCTGGATGAAGGTCGACAAAACAGAGAGGACTCCGTACATCATGAAGACCAGCCAGCATTTTAATGAT ATGAGTAACCTGGTGGCGTCTCAGATCATGGCCCATACTGATGTTGGCTCCCGAGCGAGCTCCATAGAGAAGTGGCTTGCAGTGGCCGATATCTGCCGCTGCCTCAACAACTACAACGGCGTGCTGGAGATCACCTCGGCTCTGAACCGCAGCCCCATCTACAGGCTGAAGAAGACGTGGGCTAAAGTCTGCAAACAG aCAAAGGCACTCATGGACAGGCTGCAGAAGACTGTGTCAACAGAAGGACGGTTCAAGAAtctcagagagacactgaaaAA CTGTAACCCTCCATGCGTCCCGTACCTGGGCATGTACCTCACGGACCTGGCTTTCATTGAGGAGGGAACACCCAACTTCACAGAGGAGGGCCTGGTTAACTTCTCCAAAATGAGGATG ATTTCTCATATTATCCGGGAGATTCGTCAGTTTCAGCAAGCACCTTACAGGATAGAGCACCAGCCCAag GTGACTCAGTTCCTCCTGGATAAGACACTAGTGATGGATGAAGATACCCTCTATGATCTCTCGCTGAAGATCGAACCCCGAGTACCCCCTGGCTAA